The proteins below are encoded in one region of Gambusia affinis linkage group LG07, SWU_Gaff_1.0, whole genome shotgun sequence:
- the romo1 gene encoding reactive oxygen species modulator 1: MPVAVGPYGQTQPSCFDRVKMGFMMGFAVGMAAGAMFGTFSCLRIGMRGRELMGGVGKTMMQSGGTFGTFMAIGMGIRC; this comes from the exons ATGCCGGTCGCTGTCGGTCCGTACGGCCAGACCCAGCCCAGCTGCTTTGACCGGGTCAAGATGGGCTTCATGATGGGCTTCGCTGTGGGAATGGCTGCAGGCGCCATGTTTGGGACTTTCTCCTGCCTCAG gaTCGGGATGCGGGGCCGGGAACTGATGGGCGGCGTTGGGAAGACCATGATGCAAAGCGGCGGGACGTTTGGCACCTTCATGGCCATCGGGATGGGAATCCGCTGCTGA